The Pseudonocardia broussonetiae DNA segment CAACATGCTCAAGCCCGCGCTGGCCCGCGGCGAGCTGCACGTCATCGGTGCGACGACGCTCGACGAGTACCGCCGCCACATCGAGGCCGACGCCGCGCTCGCCCGCCGCTTCCAGCCGGTGCTGGTGCCCGAGCCGAGCTGCGAGGACGCGATCGAGATCCTGCACGGCCTGCGCGACCGCTACGAGGCCCACCACCAGGTGCGCTACACCGAGGAGGCGCTGCGCGCGGCCGTCGAGCTGGCCGACCGCTACGTCACCGACCGGTTCCTGCCCGACAAGGCCATCGACCTGATGGACCAGGCGGGCGCGCGGGTGCGGCTGCGCACCCGCACCCCGTCCACCGACCGCCGCGGCCTCGAGCAGCGGCTGGAGCAGCTCGAGCGCGACAAGGACCAGGCCGTCGCCGACGAGCAGTACGAGCGCGCCAGCGAGCTGCGCGACCAGATCGCCGAGGTGCGGGCGCAGCTGGGCGGCGGGCCGCTCGGGACGACCGCGTTGGGCGCCGGCGACGTCCCCGAGGTCGGGATCGACGACATCGCCGACGTCGTGTCGCGCTCCACCGGCATCCCCGTCGCGCAGCTCACCGAGGCCGAGCGCGACCGCCTGCTCAAGCTGGAGGACGAGCTGCACGCGCGCGTCGTCGGGCAGGACGACGCCGTCCGCGCCGTCGCCGAGGCGATCCGCCGCTCCCGCGCCGGGCTGGGCGACGAGGACCGCCCCGTCGGCAGCTTCCTGTTCCTCGGGCCGACCGGCGTCGGCAAGACCGAGCTGGCGCGGGCGCTGGCCGCCGCGCTGTTCGGCGAGGAGGACCGGATGGTCCGCCTGGACATGAGCGAGTACGGCGAGCGGCACACCGTCGCGCGGATGGTGGGCGCCCCTCCCGGCTACGTCGGCTACGGCGAGTCCGGGCAGCTCACCGAGGCGGTGCGGCGGCGCCCGTACTCGGTGCTGCTGCTCGACGAGATCGAGAAGGCGCACCCGGACGTGTTCAACGTGCTGCTGCAGGTCCTCGACGACGGCCGCCTCACCGACGGGCAGGGCCGCACCGTCGACTTCCGCAACACGGTGATCGTCATGACGAGCAACGTCGGATCCGAGCTGATCACCAACCGGGGCATGACCCTGGGCTTCGGCACCCCGCGCGGCGGCGACCCCGCCTCGCAGGAGGGCCGGGCGCTGCAGGAGACGCTCATGCCGCGGCTGCGCGAGGTGTTCCGGCCGGAGTTCCTCAACCGGATCGACGAGATCATCGTCTTCCGCCGCCTCGATCCCGAGCAGCTGCAGTCGATCACCGACCTGCTGCTGGAGGACACCCGGCGCCGCCTCGCGGCGCAGGACGTCACCGTCGAGTTCTCGGCCGACGCCGTGCGCCGCCTCGCCGAGATCGGCTACCAGCCCGAGTTCGGCGCGCGGCCGCTGCGCCGCACCATCCAGCGCGAGGTCGACAACCGGCTCTCCGCGCTGCTGCTCGCCGGGAAGCTGACGCCGGGCTCGCACGTCCTCGTCGGCGTGCGCGACGGGGAGCTCGACGTCGCGGTGCGCGACGCCGCCCGTTCTAGCTGAGCGAGGTCGGCGTGCCGCGCATCCGCAGCGGCACGCCGACCCACAGCAGGGCGGTGACCAGCAGCAGCCCACCCGTCATACCCGCGGCGCTGGCGCGGCCGAGCGCGATGTCGAGGACCAGGAACAGCCCGGCCGCCAGCGTCACGGCCAGCGCCGTGAGACCGGCCAGCACCATCCGGTGGCCGCAGCGGACGAGCTCGCGCTTGCGCCCGCGCTGGAACAGCAGCCGGTGGGCGGCGACGGGCGCGACCAGCAGCGTCGAGGACAGCGCCGCCGCCGACAGCGTCACGACGAACACCGCGTGCTGCACGGCGTCGAGGGCGTCGAAGCGGGCGCTGAACGACAGCGTCAGCAGGAAGCCGAACAGGATCTGCACGCCGGTGAGGACGACGCGCAGCTCCTGCAGCAGCTCGGCGAAGTTGCGGTCGGCCCGCTGCAGCGGCTCCTCCGCGCGCTCGCGGGCGTTCCACGCGTCGTCGCGGCACCCGCCCGCCCGGGCCGTTCCCTCCCTGATCAGCACGCCTGCTCCTCCCCGTCGGCACTCGCGACGCCACCCTCGACGTCGCCGTCTTGCACAGGGCCGGTGGGTACCCGCGCGGGTCCCGTCGACACCGGTTCGGAATCGGTGGAGTCCACGCGGTTGATCCGTGTGATCCCGGGCACTCCCCCACGCGACGAGCCGGGACGACCAGGAAGTACCCCGATGCACGACTGGCTGTGCGAGCGCTGCGGCGACTCGATCCTGCCGCAGGCGCCCTGCCGGTGCGCGACGCCCTACGACCCCGTCGCGGTGCGCCGGCGCCACCGCGACGCCGTGCGCCTGGCCCGGTCCACCGACCGACGGCGCGCCGCGATGCGTCGGGCCGGGCAGCGGCCTGCGGCCTGAGCCCGCCCGCACACCGCCGGGTGGTGCACACCTCACGCCCGGCGGTTTGGACGCGGTGCGAGCGTGGCACCTCCGGCAAGCGGCGGCCGACCGGGCCGCGGGCAGCGGACCGGAGGACCGATGGCGGCTCGACGCGCGGTGCTGCGCCCGTGACGGGGCCCGTGACGAGGCGCGTGACGGGGCCTGCGACGGGGCCTGCGACGGGAGTGGCCGCCGACGGGATGCTGCGCGCCCGGCTGCTGGGGACGACGGGCGCGCTGCTCGTGGCGCTCGGCGCACTGGGCGCGGGAGCGCTCCCGGTGCCGCACCCGCTGGCCGGGCTGCGCCTGGTCGGGCTGCCGGCCCGCACCGCGACGCTGTCGCTCGCCCTCGCCTGGGCGGGGGCCGCGCTGCTCGTGCTGGCGTGGCTGCAGGTGTCTCGCCGCGTGCGCGCGGGCGGCCCGCTCGCCCCCTCGCGGGCCGAGCTCGGCCGGACCGCGCTGCTCTGGGCGCTGCCCCTCGCGATCGCCCCGCCGGTGTTCTCCCGCGACGTCTACAGCTACCTCGCGCAGGGCGCCGTGCTCGCGCGCGGCCTCGACCCGTACGCGCTCGGCCCCGCCGAGGCCCTGGGCATGGACGACCCCCTGGTGCGCAGCATCCCGGCGATGTGGCGCGACACCCCGTCGCCCTACGGGCCGCTGTTCCTGGGGCTGGCCCGCGGCGTCGCGGTGCTCGCCGGGGACGACGTCGCGCTCGGCGTCCTCGTCCACCGCGTCCTCGCGCTCGCCGGGCTCGCCCTGGTCGTCGCGGCGCTGCCCGCGCTGGCGCGGCGCTGCGGCGTCGACCCGCGGTACGCGCTGTGGTGCGGCGCCGCGCACCCCCTGGTCCTGTTCCACCTGGTCGGCGGCGTGCACAACGACGCCCTCATGCTCGGCCTGCTGCTGGCCGGCCTGGAGCTCGGCCTGCGCGCGGGCGAGCGGCTGCTCGACGGGCGCCTGCTCGCCGGGGCGGTGCTGGTCGTCGCGGCCTCGGCGGTGAAGCTGCCCGCGCTCGTCGCGCTCGGGGTGCTGGGCGCGGTCCGGGCCCGCGGCGGCGGGTGGCGGGCGGTCGCGGCGCAGACCGGGGTGCTCGGCGCCGTCGCGGTGGCGGGCCTGGCCGTGTGCACCGCCGCCACGGGCGCCGGCCCGGGCTGGCTGGCCGCGCTCGGCGTGCCGGGCTCGATCGACAGCCCGTTCTCCCCCACCACCGACCTCGGCTACGCGGCCGGCGTGCTGGGGGTGCTCGCCGGGCTCGGCGACCACACGGCCACGGCCGTCGCGCTCGTCCGCGCGATCGGTCTCGTCGCCGGAGCCGGGGTGGTGGGCGCGGCGCTGCTCGCCGTCCGCGGCGGGCGGCTCGACCCCGTCGCCGGGCTGGGGGCGTCGCTCGCGGCGGTCGTGCTGCTCGGTCCGGCCGGGCAGCCGTGGTACCTGCTGTGGGCCCTCGTGCCGCTCGTCGCGACGCCGGCGCTGCCGCGGCTGCGCCGGGCGCTGCTCGCGGTGTCGGTGCCGCTGGCGCTGGTCCTGGCCCCGACGGGCGGGCTGTTCCCGTTCCACGGGTTCCAGCCGGCGCTGGCCGTGATCGCCGCGCTGCTGCTCGTCGCCTGCTCCGTCTGGGGGACCGACCGGTGGTACCGGCCGTCCGAGCGGGGCATCCGCGCCGCCGGACGGGGTACCCGGCCGGCATGGACGACGACGAGGCGAAGCAGATCCGCGCCGACTTCTCCGACGCCGTGAACATGTCGGGCCGGGAGCTGCGCGAGTGGCTGGAGACCGACGACTCCGAGGCGGTCGGCGACCACAAGGACGGCGGCGAGGCCGTCGGCCACGAGATGGGCCGCCACATCGTGGAGCTGCAGGGCACGAAGGCGGGCGACCTCACCGACGAGGACCTCGCGCGGATGCGCAAGGTCGTCGGGTACGTGCACCGCCACCTCGCGCAGCGCCCGAAGGGCGACGTGACGGACACGAGGTGGCGGTACTCGCTGATGAACTGGGGGCACGACCCCCTCAAGGACTGAGCGCTCAAGGGCTGGGCGTTCCCCCAAGGGCTGGGCGCTCCCCCGAGGGGTGGGGCGGCTAGGTGAGCGCCCCCGTCGAGGTGTCGACCGCGGGCGCAGACCTCTCGGGCGCATGCCGCTCGGGCGCGCGGCGCGCCCCGACCCAGGCCAGCGTCGCGGTGAGGACGTCCTCGGCGATCGCGCCGGGGAGGTCGGACCCGAACCGGCGGGCGGCGACCGAGCGCCCCCACTGCCCGAGCACCGACGACGCCAGCGCCGCCGAGAGCCCGATCGCGCCGGGGAGGACGGGGTCGCAGCCCTCCCGGTGCGCGAGCGTCGCCGCCGACGCGGCCCCGAGCGCGATGCGCGGCGCGAGTCCGGGCGCTCCTGTGCGGGGCGGGACCACCGGACTCTTGTCGAGCAGCAGCTCCGTCCCGGCCAGCGCCCCCGCCACCGCGCCGCGGCGCCCGGACGACGCGAGCGCGAGCCCGGTCATCCCGGCCGAGCTGCGCGACCCGGTCGCCGCCCCGAGCGCCGCCGCGCGCAGCAGCACCGCGGGCGGCGGGCGGCGCGTCGCGGCCTCCCGCTCAGGGATCGCCGCGATCAGCGCCGCGTGGGTCGCGAGGCCGTAGGCCAGGTGCGGCACCACGTCGGTCGCCCACGTCGCCGCGCTCCACCGGCGCGGGTCGTCCACGCCGAGCGCGGCGATCGGCCCGTCGGTCGCGAGCATCGCGGCCGCGCCCAGCAGGGCGCCGCCGACCGGCGCGGGCAACCACAGGCCGGCGGAGCGGAGCACCCCGCCGAGGCCGCCGACGACGACCCCGGCCGCGGTCCCGCCGAGCGGGCCGAGCCCGGCCAGGCGGCGGCCGCGGGCCCGCCGGCCGCCCGGCAGGCGCACGCCCAGCCGGTCGGTCAGCGCGGCCGCGACCTCCTCCGGCGCCCGGCTCGCCGGCCGCCCGCGGACGGCCATGTCGAGCTGGGTCACCGCGTTGAGGACCGTCGTGCCGACGGCCCCCGCGGCCAGCCCGCGGGCGAACCCGCGCGCCGACGACGTCACGCGTCGCCTCCGAGCTGCCCCTTCAGCTCCTTCATCACCCCGTTCGGCCCGTCCACCTCGCGCATCGGTCGCAGCGCGTCCACCAGCTCCTTGTCGGCCCCGTTGGACTCGGCGAGGTCGGCCAGAGCCGCCCCGTCCATCGGGTAGTCGGCGCCCTTCAGGGCCTTCTGCACTTCGGTCACCTGGAAGCTCATGGCGGCGGCGTACCCGGGCCCGCGCGTCCTACGCCCCCCGTGCCGGCGACGGGACCGGCCCCGTCACCGCCCGGCGAACCGCGCCGCCACCCAGTCGGCGATCCAGCTGCTGACGTGCGGCAGGTGGTCGAGGCCGATGTGCTCGGTCGCGCCCTCCTCGGGGGTGAAGATCCGCAGCTCGCGGCGCGGCGAGTGCACCGCCTGGTCGTAGGAGCGGTGGGCGTAGGCGACCGGGATCTGCCGGTCGTTCTCCCCGTGCGCCACCAGGAACGGCACGCGGATCCGCTCGACGACGCCCTCGAGGTTCACGGCGTCGGCGAAGTCGATGAACGCGTCGAGGTCGTCGTGGCCCCACACCCACAGGACGTGCTCCCAGTAGTGCGGCACCGGGCGCTCGCCCTCGCGCTCCAGGCGGCGCCGCTGCACCGCACCCCAGTCGTGGTTGGCGCCCCAGGCCACGCACAGCGCGAACCGCTCCTCGTACGCGGCGGCCCGCGGGGCGTAGTAGCCGCCCAGCGACCAGCCGGTGATGCCGATGCGGGTGGCGTCGACGTCGTCGCGGGTCTCCAGCCAGTCGACGGCCGCGCCCGCCCACGCCTCGGTGTCGATGCGGGCGGTGAGGCCCTGCAGGCGCAGCGCCTCACCGGTGCCGGGCTGGTCGAGCATCAGGCACGAGATGCCGCGCGCGGCGAGCTCCTCCCAGTGCCCGGAGCCGTACATGTGCTCCTTGGCCGAGTCCAGGCCGTTGACCAGCACGATCACCGGCGCGGGCCCGTCGTCGGTGGCCGGTGCGGCGCTGAAGTAGGCCGGGAGCGTGGTGCCCTCGTACGGGATGGCGACGCGGGTGATGCGCGGGTCGCGCAGGTCGAAGGCCTTCTGCGCCAGCTCCAGGACGCGGCGGTAGGTGGGCACGCGGTCCGGGTCGGAGTGCGACAGCATCCGCTCGGCCTGGCACAGGTAGTTGGTGGCGCGGAAGTACAGCTGGCCCGCGGTGCGGGTGTTGCCGTCCTTCTCCGCCTCCTCGGCCTGGGCGACGAGCCGGTCGGTCAGGGCGGTCCAGGCGCGCAGGAAGTCGGGCGTGCCGGCGTCGGCGCCCTGCGCCGCGGCCTCGCGGATCGGGCGGCAGGCGCGGTCGACCTCGTCGATCAGCCCGCCGCTGTTCAGGGCGGCGACGACGCCGAGGTTCCAGACGTAGTTGCCGGGGAAGTACTCGAACACGGACGGTCCTCTCAGACGGGCGACGGTTCAGATGGGCGAAGGGCGTCGCTGATGCTCTTGACGCCGCCGTGGGCGGTCAGGCCCCCGTCGACGGGGATCTCGGCGCCGGACACGAACGCGGCGTCGT contains these protein-coding regions:
- a CDS encoding ATP-dependent Clp protease ATP-binding subunit — its product is MTGFLGPEDGDPADDLFARFLGAGGPRGAVRRVDLTRLLSAGARELLSAAAQAAMDRGDTDLDALHLLLAAARLPSTRQWLERSGIDPSGLAESLDQGLRRGEPTGRAPSLTPAAKRALLDGHQVSRSLGSSYIGPDHILLAIAANQESAAGRLLAQARPPAGARRPESPVPQPGPAAAPDRPSTTPTLDQFGQDLTAAARGGKLDPVVGRADEIEQTIEVLSRRTKNNPVLIGEAGVGKTAVVEGIAQRIVDGDVPDTLAGRRVVELQLSGVVAGTRYRGDFEERLRTVIDEIRAHGDELIVFIDELHTMVGAGGGGGESGGAMDAGNMLKPALARGELHVIGATTLDEYRRHIEADAALARRFQPVLVPEPSCEDAIEILHGLRDRYEAHHQVRYTEEALRAAVELADRYVTDRFLPDKAIDLMDQAGARVRLRTRTPSTDRRGLEQRLEQLERDKDQAVADEQYERASELRDQIAEVRAQLGGGPLGTTALGAGDVPEVGIDDIADVVSRSTGIPVAQLTEAERDRLLKLEDELHARVVGQDDAVRAVAEAIRRSRAGLGDEDRPVGSFLFLGPTGVGKTELARALAAALFGEEDRMVRLDMSEYGERHTVARMVGAPPGYVGYGESGQLTEAVRRRPYSVLLLDEIEKAHPDVFNVLLQVLDDGRLTDGQGRTVDFRNTVIVMTSNVGSELITNRGMTLGFGTPRGGDPASQEGRALQETLMPRLREVFRPEFLNRIDEIIVFRRLDPEQLQSITDLLLEDTRRRLAAQDVTVEFSADAVRRLAEIGYQPEFGARPLRRTIQREVDNRLSALLLAGKLTPGSHVLVGVRDGELDVAVRDAARSS
- a CDS encoding DUF6328 family protein yields the protein MLIREGTARAGGCRDDAWNARERAEEPLQRADRNFAELLQELRVVLTGVQILFGFLLTLSFSARFDALDAVQHAVFVVTLSAAALSSTLLVAPVAAHRLLFQRGRKRELVRCGHRMVLAGLTALAVTLAAGLFLVLDIALGRASAAGMTGGLLLVTALLWVGVPLRMRGTPTSLS
- the mptB gene encoding polyprenol phosphomannose-dependent alpha 1,6 mannosyltransferase MptB; amino-acid sequence: MTGPATGPATGVAADGMLRARLLGTTGALLVALGALGAGALPVPHPLAGLRLVGLPARTATLSLALAWAGAALLVLAWLQVSRRVRAGGPLAPSRAELGRTALLWALPLAIAPPVFSRDVYSYLAQGAVLARGLDPYALGPAEALGMDDPLVRSIPAMWRDTPSPYGPLFLGLARGVAVLAGDDVALGVLVHRVLALAGLALVVAALPALARRCGVDPRYALWCGAAHPLVLFHLVGGVHNDALMLGLLLAGLELGLRAGERLLDGRLLAGAVLVVAASAVKLPALVALGVLGAVRARGGGWRAVAAQTGVLGAVAVAGLAVCTAATGAGPGWLAALGVPGSIDSPFSPTTDLGYAAGVLGVLAGLGDHTATAVALVRAIGLVAGAGVVGAALLAVRGGRLDPVAGLGASLAAVVLLGPAGQPWYLLWALVPLVATPALPRLRRALLAVSVPLALVLAPTGGLFPFHGFQPALAVIAALLLVACSVWGTDRWYRPSERGIRAAGRGTRPAWTTTRRSRSAPTSPTP
- a CDS encoding DUF3140 domain-containing protein codes for the protein MDDDEAKQIRADFSDAVNMSGRELREWLETDDSEAVGDHKDGGEAVGHEMGRHIVELQGTKAGDLTDEDLARMRKVVGYVHRHLAQRPKGDVTDTRWRYSLMNWGHDPLKD
- a CDS encoding DUF2795 domain-containing protein; this translates as MSFQVTEVQKALKGADYPMDGAALADLAESNGADKELVDALRPMREVDGPNGVMKELKGQLGGDA
- a CDS encoding alpha/beta hydrolase family protein, producing the protein MFEYFPGNYVWNLGVVAALNSGGLIDEVDRACRPIREAAAQGADAGTPDFLRAWTALTDRLVAQAEEAEKDGNTRTAGQLYFRATNYLCQAERMLSHSDPDRVPTYRRVLELAQKAFDLRDPRITRVAIPYEGTTLPAYFSAAPATDDGPAPVIVLVNGLDSAKEHMYGSGHWEELAARGISCLMLDQPGTGEALRLQGLTARIDTEAWAGAAVDWLETRDDVDATRIGITGWSLGGYYAPRAAAYEERFALCVAWGANHDWGAVQRRRLEREGERPVPHYWEHVLWVWGHDDLDAFIDFADAVNLEGVVERIRVPFLVAHGENDRQIPVAYAHRSYDQAVHSPRRELRIFTPEEGATEHIGLDHLPHVSSWIADWVAARFAGR